From one Sardina pilchardus chromosome 6, fSarPil1.1, whole genome shotgun sequence genomic stretch:
- the glipr2l gene encoding GLI pathogenesis-related 2, like, with product MGKSASKVFAEEVLRSHNEYRRKHQAPPFKLSSKLSREASRYAESLASTRILKHSAESSKGSCGENLAWASYDQSGKDVSDRWYNEVQQYNFNRPGFNSGTGHFTAMVWKSSRKMGVGKAQASDGSTFVVARYTPAGNIINQGHFEANVMPARS from the exons ATGGGCAAATCAG cCTCTAAGGTGTTTGCTGAAGAGGTGCTGCGCTCCCACAATGAGTACAGAAGGAAACACCAGGCACCTCCCTTCAAACTCAGCAGCAAACTCAGCCGAGAGGCCAGCAG gtatgctgAGAGTCTGGCCAGTACAAGGATCCTGAAGCACAGTGCTGAGTCCAGCAAAGGGAGCTGTGGCGAGAACCTGGCCTGGGCTTCCTATGACCAGTCAG GAAAAGATGTGTCTGATCGTTGGTATAATGAAGTGCAGCAGTATAATTTTAACCGTCCCGGCTTTAACTCTGGAACTG GTCACTTCACAGCGATGGTGTGGAAAAGCTCACGCAAGATGGGCGTAGGAAAGGCCCAGGCGTCTGATGGCTCCACGTTTGTTGTGGCCCGCTACACCCCAGCCGGAAACATCATCAACCAGGGACACTTTGAGGCCAACGTGATGCCCGCCAGGAGCTGA